In Fluviicola taffensis DSM 16823, the following are encoded in one genomic region:
- a CDS encoding ZIP family metal transporter — protein MSELILIIFFLILSVVVGGLLVVFLEKKNQAAFIKLSLAFSGGFLLAIAFIHFLPELYAEQHTKIGIWVLVGFLVQLFLEYFSGGIEHGHIHAHANKKIPYGLLISLSIHSFIEGIPLANNALHNHNHEHLVGNHQNSLLLGIILHQLPVAIALMTLLRKSLIKSSTSWLLLIIFGMMTPLGLIFGKFIPMSDSVPIMDILLAIVVGMFLHISTTIIFETNENHRFNLAKLTAILLGVGLSIGLI, from the coding sequence ATGAGTGAATTAATACTGATTATTTTTTTCCTCATCCTTTCAGTTGTTGTTGGAGGACTTTTAGTTGTCTTTTTGGAAAAGAAAAACCAAGCGGCATTTATCAAACTATCATTGGCATTTAGTGGCGGATTTCTACTTGCTATCGCATTCATTCATTTTTTACCCGAATTATACGCCGAACAGCATACAAAAATTGGAATCTGGGTACTTGTAGGCTTTTTAGTTCAACTTTTCTTGGAATATTTTTCTGGTGGAATCGAACATGGGCACATTCATGCTCACGCAAACAAGAAAATTCCATACGGCTTATTGATTTCTTTGAGTATCCACTCATTTATTGAAGGAATTCCTTTGGCAAATAATGCTTTACACAATCATAATCACGAGCATTTGGTTGGGAACCATCAAAATTCACTGCTACTTGGAATCATTTTGCATCAGCTTCCTGTGGCTATTGCTTTGATGACTTTATTGCGTAAATCTTTAATTAAATCAAGTACTTCTTGGCTACTACTGATCATTTTTGGAATGATGACTCCACTCGGATTAATTTTTGGAAAATTCATTCCAATGAGCGATAGTGTTCCAATTATGGATATTCTATTAGCAATTGTAGTGGGAATGTTCTTACATATTTCAACTACCATCATTTTTGAAACAAACGAAAATCACCGATTCAATCTCGCTAAGTTAACTGCCATATTGTTAGGTGTTGGATTAAGCATTGGATTGATCTAA
- a CDS encoding class I SAM-dependent methyltransferase gives MGFCTFATMMRLEKQKEWFSTWFDSPFYHVLYDERNDDEANEFLSNLVAYLKPAQNSTALDLACGAGRHSRALASHGLHVSGCDLSPNSIEEAKRVSDSSLTFFVHDMREKLDNQYQYVFNLFTSFGYFEDISQNALVLKSIYDSLVEPGILVIDFMNAQKVIQNLRFRQEIRKGDILFHIKKEVVNGRIIKSIAFEANGNSYFFQEKVQALELSDFEKLITESNFEIERIAGNYQLDSFDSENSDRLILICKKK, from the coding sequence ATGGGTTTTTGTACTTTTGCAACAATGATGCGTTTAGAGAAGCAAAAAGAATGGTTTTCAACCTGGTTTGACTCCCCATTTTACCATGTATTGTATGATGAAAGGAATGATGATGAGGCAAATGAGTTTCTATCCAACTTGGTTGCATACTTAAAACCTGCACAAAACTCAACGGCTTTAGATTTAGCTTGTGGTGCTGGTAGACATTCCAGAGCCTTGGCTTCTCACGGTTTACATGTTTCCGGTTGTGATTTATCTCCAAACAGCATTGAAGAAGCAAAACGCGTTTCAGATTCCAGTCTCACTTTTTTCGTTCATGATATGCGTGAAAAACTGGATAATCAGTATCAATACGTTTTCAATTTATTTACCAGTTTTGGATATTTTGAAGACATCAGCCAGAATGCACTAGTACTAAAAAGCATCTATGATTCATTAGTGGAACCTGGAATTTTGGTCATTGATTTCATGAATGCACAAAAAGTTATTCAAAATTTGCGTTTTCGGCAAGAAATCAGAAAAGGTGACATTCTATTTCATATCAAGAAAGAGGTTGTGAATGGTCGTATTATTAAATCCATTGCTTTTGAGGCTAATGGGAATTCCTATTTTTTCCAAGAAAAAGTTCAGGCACTGGAGCTTTCTGATTTTGAGAAATTAATTACCGAATCGAATTTTGAAATTGAAAGAATCGCTGGAAACTATCAATTAGATTCTTTTGATTCTGAAAACTCTGACCGTTTAATTTTAATTTGTAAAAAGAAATGA
- a CDS encoding SiaB family protein kinase gives MIKNDIYELYQTMERENILLSFKGVVTSDLLSSVLSIMESKMDYMDESPKLKKKVFNVLVECLQNLYHHIDSNEDRERNMLRIEAKSALFMIAKKDDHFVIRTGNYIDVESATELQRRIDVINGMDKEELKKYYQDVLSNGTLSEKGTAGLGMIDIARKSGNKLDYQFLPITDENSFFCLNIKID, from the coding sequence ATGATAAAAAACGATATCTACGAACTATACCAAACAATGGAGCGGGAAAACATCTTGTTATCATTTAAGGGTGTGGTGACCTCAGATTTGTTGTCATCTGTTCTTTCAATCATGGAATCTAAAATGGACTACATGGATGAATCTCCAAAATTGAAAAAGAAAGTTTTCAATGTTTTGGTAGAATGTTTGCAAAATCTCTATCATCACATAGATTCAAATGAAGATCGTGAACGAAATATGCTTCGGATAGAAGCGAAATCTGCTTTGTTCATGATTGCCAAGAAAGATGATCATTTTGTCATTCGTACGGGGAATTATATTGATGTCGAAAGCGCAACTGAATTACAGAGACGCATAGATGTCATTAATGGAATGGACAAAGAAGAATTAAAAAAATATTACCAAGATGTCTTAAGTAATGGTACTTTATCTGAAAAAGGAACAGCTGGACTCGGTATGATTGATATAGCAAGAAAGTCAGGAAACAAACTCGATTATCAGTTTTTGCCAATTACTGATGAGAATAGTTTTTTCTGCTTGAATATTAAAATTGATTAA
- a CDS encoding DUF1987 domain-containing protein gives MENLHLEGSAKTPSIHFDAISGKLELKGRSIPENSVEFYKPLNDWIDAYGKEPIAETSVDVKLEYFNTSSSKCILDLFKKLEAISGSKTNVTVNWYFEEDDEDMEEAGQDYQAIISLPFKIIEVEEI, from the coding sequence ATGGAAAATTTACACCTAGAAGGTTCTGCTAAAACACCTTCAATCCATTTTGATGCAATTTCAGGAAAACTTGAGTTGAAAGGTCGTTCTATCCCTGAAAACTCAGTTGAATTTTACAAACCACTAAATGATTGGATTGATGCTTATGGTAAAGAACCGATTGCGGAAACATCTGTCGATGTGAAGTTGGAATATTTCAATACTTCGTCGTCTAAATGTATTTTGGATTTGTTTAAAAAATTAGAAGCGATTTCTGGTTCCAAAACAAACGTGACTGTAAATTGGTATTTTGAAGAAGATGATGAAGATATGGAAGAAGCTGGTCAAGATTACCAAGCTATCATCAGTTTGCCTTTCAAAATCATTGAAGTAGAAGAAATTTAA
- the coaE gene encoding dephospho-CoA kinase (Dephospho-CoA kinase (CoaE) performs the final step in coenzyme A biosynthesis.), whose translation MTKVIGITGGIGSGKSVVSKILQLIGYPVYSSDQRAKEIMHEDQKIIQQLTSLFGNQAYLNKELNRPFIASQIFQDDSKRIQMNQIVHPAVRADFKRWTENQVSHLVFQESALLFETGNYKAFDGVILVTASEKVRLERIKLRDNLSEKEIRGRFNSQMLEEEKKKLTPFVIYNNGDVFLVPQILDLLKRI comes from the coding sequence ATGACAAAAGTTATCGGTATAACAGGAGGAATAGGCTCTGGTAAATCAGTTGTGTCTAAAATTCTGCAACTCATAGGGTATCCTGTTTACTCATCTGATCAGCGTGCAAAAGAAATCATGCATGAGGATCAAAAAATCATCCAACAATTGACAAGTCTATTTGGCAACCAAGCTTATTTAAACAAGGAGCTAAATCGACCCTTTATCGCTAGTCAAATTTTTCAGGATGATTCAAAGCGCATCCAAATGAATCAAATTGTTCATCCTGCTGTTCGAGCAGATTTTAAAAGATGGACAGAAAATCAAGTTTCACATTTGGTCTTTCAAGAATCAGCACTTTTATTTGAAACAGGAAATTATAAAGCGTTTGATGGAGTGATTCTTGTTACAGCATCTGAAAAAGTGCGATTAGAACGAATCAAGTTGCGAGATAATCTCTCTGAAAAAGAAATTCGAGGGCGATTCAATTCTCAGATGTTAGAAGAAGAAAAAAAGAAGTTAACGCCTTTTGTCATATACAACAATGGAGATGTGTTTTTAGTACCTCAGATACTTGATTTACTCAAGAGAATTTAA
- a CDS encoding S46 family peptidase produces the protein MKNCLVGFIVLLGFTLHAEEGMLIPSLLQAFESDMKAKGMKLSAADIYSVNNASLKDAIMHFGGGCTAELVSDKGLMLTNHHCGLDAVQRHSSTEHDYLKNGFWAKNFTDELPNAGLTATRIVRIEDVTASMMFGIQGLEDGNKIAEVLKRNMKKLIEDATRGTHYQGDIQAFDYGNSFYLMVKEVFTDVRLVGAPPSSIGKFGGDTDNWVWPRHTGDFSVFRVYAGKDNKPAEYNVENVPYEPIKHLKIAFNDRKKGDFTMVYGFPGQTEQHLTSGNLKYYVEKQRPMEIDMRTKSLAVINEAMKKSDATRIQYMAKQARIANAWKKYIGQIDGLKQLDAVSLKKKFEAEYIAKANSKEEWNRYAPLIDRMNKLVDEKSVYEYNYTLFVEYLFVGPEFFRLARSMEDLERFYGKYRESGELDAKVQSIIKGAEGFFKNYDVNVDKGIFDALTPTFKNYLDKRFVIPSLTNPKLTEAIYSKSILVNKEKFVGFLNKLTEKSFSKLAKDPGYKLFVESFSLMRNEIATGATDYNMEMDALLKDFVEGKLKMFPDGKNWPDANSTLRVTYGQLEGSAPVDGMAYTEHTTLKGMIDKYNTGNPDFDLDPKMIDLYKAKNYGDYAQDDELWVCFTGSNHTTGGNSGSPVLDANGNLMGLNFDRSWESTMSDFYFDPNRCRNIVVDIRYVMWVMDIYCGAKNLVDEMTLVK, from the coding sequence ATGAAAAATTGTTTGGTTGGTTTTATTGTCTTATTAGGCTTTACTCTTCATGCAGAAGAGGGAATGCTTATCCCTTCCTTGCTTCAAGCTTTTGAGTCTGATATGAAGGCAAAAGGAATGAAACTTTCGGCAGCTGATATTTATTCAGTGAATAATGCATCATTGAAAGATGCAATTATGCATTTTGGTGGAGGTTGTACTGCCGAATTAGTATCTGATAAAGGGTTAATGCTAACCAATCACCATTGTGGCTTGGATGCCGTTCAAAGACATTCATCCACCGAACACGATTATTTGAAAAATGGATTTTGGGCGAAAAATTTTACGGATGAACTACCAAATGCAGGACTTACAGCTACACGGATTGTTCGAATAGAAGATGTAACTGCCTCTATGATGTTTGGAATTCAAGGTTTAGAAGATGGAAATAAGATTGCTGAGGTTCTAAAAAGAAACATGAAAAAATTGATTGAAGATGCTACAAGAGGTACGCATTATCAAGGAGATATTCAAGCTTTTGATTATGGGAATAGTTTTTATTTAATGGTTAAAGAGGTTTTTACAGATGTTCGACTAGTTGGTGCTCCTCCAAGCTCCATTGGTAAATTTGGTGGTGATACAGATAACTGGGTTTGGCCAAGACATACAGGAGATTTTTCGGTGTTCCGTGTTTATGCCGGAAAAGATAACAAGCCGGCTGAGTACAACGTTGAAAACGTTCCTTATGAGCCTATCAAGCACTTAAAAATTGCATTTAATGATCGTAAGAAAGGTGATTTTACGATGGTTTATGGATTTCCGGGGCAAACAGAACAACATTTGACTTCTGGAAATTTGAAATACTATGTGGAGAAGCAAAGACCGATGGAAATTGATATGCGAACAAAAAGTTTAGCTGTAATCAATGAAGCAATGAAAAAATCAGATGCAACGCGTATTCAATATATGGCTAAACAAGCTCGTATTGCAAACGCATGGAAAAAATACATTGGTCAAATTGATGGTCTAAAACAATTAGATGCGGTTTCATTAAAGAAAAAGTTTGAAGCAGAATATATTGCGAAAGCAAATTCGAAAGAAGAATGGAATCGCTATGCTCCATTGATCGATCGGATGAATAAATTGGTTGATGAAAAAAGCGTGTATGAATACAATTACACACTCTTCGTAGAGTACTTGTTTGTAGGTCCTGAATTTTTCCGTTTAGCTAGAAGCATGGAAGATTTGGAACGTTTTTATGGAAAGTATCGTGAGAGTGGAGAATTGGACGCAAAGGTTCAATCAATAATCAAAGGAGCTGAAGGATTCTTTAAAAACTACGATGTAAATGTGGATAAAGGAATATTTGATGCACTAACACCAACGTTTAAAAATTATTTAGACAAACGTTTTGTAATTCCTTCTTTAACTAATCCAAAATTGACTGAAGCAATCTATTCCAAATCAATTTTGGTAAACAAAGAAAAGTTTGTCGGATTCCTGAATAAGCTGACAGAAAAATCATTTTCCAAATTAGCGAAAGATCCAGGCTACAAATTGTTTGTTGAGAGTTTCTCTTTGATGCGCAATGAAATCGCGACAGGAGCTACTGATTACAATATGGAAATGGATGCTTTGTTGAAAGATTTCGTAGAAGGAAAACTGAAAATGTTTCCTGACGGGAAAAACTGGCCAGATGCAAATTCGACATTGCGCGTAACTTATGGGCAGTTGGAAGGTTCAGCTCCTGTTGACGGTATGGCATATACAGAGCATACAACCTTGAAGGGAATGATTGATAAGTATAATACAGGGAATCCGGATTTCGATTTGGATCCAAAAATGATTGATTTGTACAAAGCAAAAAATTACGGAGATTACGCTCAAGATGATGAGTTGTGGGTGTGTTTCACAGGTTCCAATCACACGACAGGGGGTAACTCAGGTTCACCAGTTTTGGATGCAAACGGAAATTTAATGGGATTGAATTTTGATCGCAGTTGGGAAAGCACCATGAGTGACTTTTACTTTGACCCGAACCGTTGTAGAAATATAGTGGTGGATATCCGTTATGTGATGTGGGTAATGGATATTTATTGCGGAGCTAAAAATTTGGTAGACGAAATGACTTTGGTGAAGTAA
- the gldC gene encoding gliding motility protein GldC: MEEIVSKQSAITVKIGLNANNLPLEMHWSADDGGIKDSPAKAVMLSLWNPEDNNTMKIDLWTKDMSVEEMKQFFHQTLLTMADTFEKATGENLIAEDLRDYCYHFAEKMDIMPEK; the protein is encoded by the coding sequence ATGGAAGAAATAGTAAGCAAACAATCTGCAATTACCGTAAAAATTGGGCTGAATGCCAATAACCTACCTTTAGAAATGCATTGGTCTGCCGACGACGGTGGAATTAAAGATTCTCCCGCAAAAGCAGTAATGCTCTCCTTATGGAATCCGGAAGACAATAATACCATGAAAATTGATCTTTGGACAAAAGACATGTCAGTAGAAGAGATGAAACAGTTTTTTCATCAAACCTTACTTACAATGGCAGATACGTTTGAAAAAGCAACAGGGGAAAACCTAATTGCTGAAGATTTAAGAGATTATTGTTACCACTTCGCTGAGAAGATGGATATTATGCCAGAGAAATAA